A DNA window from Mobula birostris isolate sMobBir1 chromosome 3, sMobBir1.hap1, whole genome shotgun sequence contains the following coding sequences:
- the LOC140195209 gene encoding TNFAIP3-interacting protein 3-like produces the protein MEIENKGEPSLNEMEAFERQIQTLENQKKELLEINKQWDREFRNMKALYELKMKEKFTKYQQSLSALEKELDQRQRDFDKKLLLVKARLETAEEEKQALNVKLLEAEEQNKQLKQCHSSTSKQQEYYEHEIAYLNKALSEALREHNTFCMPHSFDRTETTGKSRPEELTTQIEVLKQQVQIFEEDFHRERCDRERMNEEKEELKKKTEQLQTKLTLLNARLKTYEEDFLKERKEKDLLGKKLKKQARELTQAPATPCLPVTYAPCAPCVNYGHAPFGIPIHYPGPAILTAQSANRGYQHPLAEYPWYVPYTNQPSSGQQNRQNCRSKDVTSAKRNPE, from the exons ATGGAAATTGAAAACAAGGGGGAGCCTTCATTAAATGAAATGGAGGCATTTGAAAGACAGATTCAGACTTTGGAAAATCAGAAAAAAGAG CTTTTGGAGATAAACAAACAATGGGATCGTGAATTCAGGAATATGAAGGCATTGTATGAACTAAAG ATGAAGGAAAAGTTCACCAAATATCAGCAGTCACTGAGTGCCctggagaaggaactggatcagaggcaGAGGGATTTTGATAAGAAGCTGCTGCTGGTCAAAGCCAGACTTGAAACAGCAGAA GAAGAAAAACAGGCACTAAATGTAAAATTGCTTGAAGCTGAAGAACAAAACAAACAGTTAAAACAATGTCACTCTTCaacaagcaaacaacaggaatattATGAGCATGAAATTGCTTATTTGAATAAG GCTTTGTCTGAAGCTTTAAGAGAGCATAATACTTTTTGCATGCCGCACAGTTTTGATAGAACAGAGACAACAGGAAAATCTCGTCCTGAAGAACTGACAACACAGATTGAGGTGCTAAAGCAACAG GTGCAGATATTTGAAGAAGACTTCCACAGAGAAAGGTGTGATCGGGAGAGAATGAATGAAGAAAAAGAAGAACTGAAGAAAAAAACTGAACAGCTACAAACAAAACTCACATTACTTAACGCACGG CTTAAAACTTATGAAGAAGATTtcttaaaagaaagaaaagaaaaggacTTACTGGGGAAGAAATTAAAGAAGCAG GCCAGGGAGCTTACCCAGGCACCTGCAACCCCTTGCCTGCCAGTTACTTATGCACCCTGTGCACCATGCGTTAATTATGGACATGCCCCTTTCGGAATTCCCATTCACTATCCAGGCCCAGCAATTCTAACAGCACAGTCAGCAAACAGAGGttatcagcatcctttg GCAGAATATCCCTGGTATGTTCCATACACCAATCAGCCCTCGTCAGGTCAGCAAAACCGTCAAAACTGCAGATCAAAAG ATGTTACCTCAGCAAAAAGAAATCCAGAATAG